In Kitasatospora sp. NA04385, a single genomic region encodes these proteins:
- a CDS encoding neutral zinc metallopeptidase: protein MQFDDEAELDSSQVQDRRGVPGGGLAIGGGVVGILGLVVALLFGIDPGMFGAADQPAAPPVGRATSSAQLDAACRTGADANKRQDCRVLAVVNSVQTYWQGEFKARGRGYSPAQSVLFTDRVATACGTASSAVGPFYCPGDHKAYFDLGFFDDMGRQLGARGGPFAEAYVVAHEYGHHVQNLLGTTDKVGGDRQGADSASVKLELQADCYAGVWTHHATTTPQPSTGRPLITELTDQDIALALDAAESVGDDRIQQRATGRTNPETWTHGSSAQRKQWFTTGYRTGDMTKCDTFG from the coding sequence ATGCAGTTCGACGACGAGGCGGAGCTCGACTCCTCCCAGGTGCAGGACCGGCGCGGCGTCCCGGGCGGCGGGCTGGCGATCGGCGGCGGCGTGGTCGGCATCCTCGGCCTGGTCGTGGCGCTGCTGTTCGGGATCGACCCCGGCATGTTCGGCGCCGCCGACCAGCCGGCCGCGCCCCCGGTCGGCCGGGCCACCAGCTCCGCGCAGCTGGACGCGGCCTGCCGGACCGGCGCGGACGCCAACAAGCGGCAGGACTGCCGGGTGCTGGCCGTGGTCAACAGCGTCCAGACGTACTGGCAGGGCGAGTTCAAGGCGCGCGGCCGCGGCTACTCGCCGGCGCAGAGCGTGCTGTTCACCGACCGGGTGGCCACCGCCTGCGGCACCGCGAGCTCGGCGGTCGGCCCGTTCTACTGCCCCGGCGACCACAAGGCCTACTTCGACCTGGGCTTCTTCGACGACATGGGCCGGCAGCTGGGCGCCCGGGGCGGGCCGTTCGCGGAGGCGTACGTGGTGGCCCACGAGTACGGGCACCACGTGCAGAACCTGCTGGGCACCACGGACAAGGTCGGCGGCGACCGGCAGGGCGCCGACAGCGCCTCGGTCAAGCTGGAGCTCCAGGCCGACTGCTACGCCGGGGTGTGGACGCACCACGCCACCACCACCCCGCAGCCCTCCACCGGGCGGCCGCTGATCACCGAGCTGACCGACCAGGACATCGCGCTGGCGCTGGACGCCGCCGAGTCGGTGGGCGACGACCGGATCCAGCAGCGGGCCACCGGGCGGACCAACCCGGAGACCTGGACGCACGGCTCCTCGGCGCAGCGCAAGCAGTGGTTCACCACCGGGTACCGCACCGGCGACATGACGAAGTGCGACACCTTCGGCTGA
- a CDS encoding ABC-F family ATP-binding cassette domain-containing protein: MISANALELRAGARILIESASFRIAPGDRIGLVGRNGAGKTTLTKVLAGEGLPAGGTVTSSGEVGYLPQDPRTGDLDVLARDRILSARGLDTVLKKMRENEERMANGKGATRDNAMKKYARLETEFLTKGGYAAEAEAATIAAALGLPDRILGQELHTLSGGQRRRVELARILFSDADILLLDEPTNHLDADSIAWLRDFLKTYKGGFIVISHDVELVETVVNKVFYLDANRAAIDIYNMGWKQYQQQREDDEKRRKRERANAEKKAATLNSQADKMRAKATKTVAAQNMARRAEKLLSGLEQVRVSDKVAKLRFPDPAPCGKTPLTAEGLSKSYGSLEIFTDVGLAIDRGSRVVILGLNGAGKTTLLRMLAGVEQPDTGEVIPGHGLKIGYYAQEHETLDPERSVLENMRSSAPDTDLVQIRKILGSFLFSGDDVDKPAGVLSGGEKTRLALASLVVSSANVLLLDEPTNNLDPASREEILGALRTFTGAVVLVTHDEGAVEALQPERIILLPDGVEDLWSPAYHDLVSLA; encoded by the coding sequence ATGATTTCCGCGAACGCCCTGGAGCTTCGTGCCGGTGCCCGCATCCTGATCGAGTCCGCCAGCTTCCGGATCGCCCCGGGCGACCGGATCGGCCTGGTCGGCCGCAACGGCGCGGGCAAGACCACGCTGACGAAGGTGCTGGCCGGCGAGGGCCTCCCGGCCGGCGGCACGGTCACCTCCTCCGGCGAGGTCGGCTACCTCCCGCAGGACCCGCGCACCGGAGACCTCGACGTCCTGGCCCGGGACCGCATCCTGTCGGCCCGCGGCCTCGACACCGTGCTGAAGAAGATGCGCGAGAACGAGGAGCGGATGGCGAACGGCAAGGGCGCCACCCGCGACAACGCGATGAAGAAGTACGCCCGGCTGGAGACCGAGTTCCTCACCAAGGGCGGCTACGCCGCCGAGGCCGAGGCCGCCACCATCGCCGCCGCGCTCGGCCTGCCCGACCGCATCCTCGGCCAGGAGCTGCACACGCTCTCCGGCGGTCAGCGCCGCCGCGTCGAGCTGGCCCGGATCCTCTTCTCGGACGCCGACATCCTGCTGCTCGACGAGCCCACCAACCACCTCGACGCGGACTCGATCGCCTGGCTGCGGGACTTCCTGAAGACCTACAAGGGCGGCTTCATCGTCATCTCGCACGACGTCGAGCTGGTCGAGACGGTCGTCAACAAGGTCTTCTACCTGGACGCCAACCGCGCCGCGATCGACATCTACAACATGGGCTGGAAGCAGTACCAGCAGCAGCGCGAGGACGACGAGAAGCGCCGCAAGCGCGAGCGCGCCAACGCCGAGAAGAAGGCCGCGACGCTCAACTCGCAGGCCGACAAGATGCGCGCCAAGGCGACCAAGACGGTCGCCGCGCAGAACATGGCCCGCCGCGCCGAGAAGCTGCTCTCCGGCCTGGAGCAGGTCCGGGTCTCCGACAAGGTCGCCAAGCTGCGCTTCCCGGACCCGGCCCCGTGCGGCAAGACCCCGCTCACGGCCGAGGGCCTGTCCAAGTCCTACGGCTCGCTGGAGATCTTCACCGACGTGGGCCTGGCGATCGACCGCGGCTCCCGGGTCGTCATCCTCGGCCTCAACGGCGCGGGCAAGACCACCCTGCTGCGGATGCTGGCCGGCGTGGAGCAGCCGGACACCGGCGAGGTGATCCCCGGCCACGGCCTGAAGATCGGCTACTACGCGCAGGAGCACGAGACGCTCGACCCCGAGCGCAGCGTGCTGGAGAACATGCGCTCCTCCGCGCCGGACACCGACCTGGTGCAGATCCGCAAGATCCTCGGCTCCTTCCTGTTCTCCGGCGACGACGTGGACAAGCCGGCCGGGGTGCTCTCCGGCGGCGAGAAGACCCGGCTCGCGCTGGCCTCGCTGGTGGTCTCCAGCGCCAACGTGCTGCTGCTCGACGAGCCCACCAACAACCTCGACCCGGCCAGCCGGGAGGAGATCCTCGGCGCGCTGCGCACCTTCACCGGCGCGGTCGTCCTGGTCACCCACGACGAGGGCGCGGTCGAGGCGCTCCAGCCGGAGCGGATCATCCTGCTGCCGGACGGCGTCGAGGACCTGTGGAGCCCGGCCTACCACGACCTGGTGTCGCTGGCCTGA
- a CDS encoding helix-turn-helix domain-containing protein, with protein sequence MAETLKKGSRVTGAAREKLAADLKKKYDSGASIRALAEETGRSYGFVHRMLSESGVNLRGRGGATRGKGKAAAAAGS encoded by the coding sequence GTGGCCGAGACTCTGAAAAAGGGCAGCCGGGTAACAGGTGCCGCGCGTGAGAAGCTCGCGGCCGATCTCAAGAAGAAGTACGACTCCGGGGCGAGCATCCGCGCCCTCGCGGAGGAGACGGGCCGGTCCTACGGCTTCGTCCACCGGATGCTCAGCGAGTCCGGGGTCAACCTCCGGGGCCGTGGCGGCGCCACCCGCGGCAAGGGCAAGGCTGCTGCCGCTGCCGGTTCCTGA
- a CDS encoding enoyl-CoA hydratase/isomerase family protein, whose protein sequence is MTTDIPDADRTAWEKAGVRLDLDGELATVTLCDPARRNAQTPAMWRALAGVGRALPGSVRVVLLRGEGSSFSAGLDRAMFTPEGIPGETGFLQLAALPDAELDAVIAFYQEAFSWLRRNDLVTVAAVQGHAVGAGFQLALACDLRVVAEDVQFAMKETTLGLVPDLTGTKPLTELVGYARALEICATGRRVGAEEAVATGLANLAVPAADLEEAAADLAAALLAAPRSAVIETKALLRGAIDRSYDQQRAAEREAQARRLRDLAGR, encoded by the coding sequence ATGACCACCGACATCCCCGACGCCGACCGCACCGCGTGGGAGAAGGCCGGCGTCCGCCTCGACCTGGACGGCGAACTCGCCACCGTCACCCTCTGTGACCCGGCCCGGCGCAACGCCCAGACCCCCGCCATGTGGCGCGCCCTGGCCGGGGTCGGCCGCGCCCTGCCCGGCAGCGTCCGGGTCGTCCTGCTCCGCGGCGAGGGCAGCTCCTTCTCGGCCGGCCTCGACCGCGCCATGTTCACCCCCGAGGGCATCCCCGGCGAGACCGGCTTCCTCCAGCTCGCCGCCCTCCCCGACGCCGAGCTCGACGCGGTCATCGCCTTCTACCAGGAGGCGTTCAGCTGGCTGCGCCGCAACGACCTGGTCACCGTCGCCGCCGTCCAGGGCCACGCGGTCGGCGCCGGCTTCCAGCTCGCCCTCGCCTGCGACCTGCGGGTCGTCGCCGAGGACGTCCAGTTCGCCATGAAGGAGACCACCCTCGGCCTGGTCCCCGACCTCACCGGCACCAAGCCGCTCACCGAACTCGTCGGCTACGCCCGCGCACTGGAGATCTGCGCCACCGGCCGCCGGGTCGGCGCCGAGGAGGCCGTCGCCACCGGCCTCGCCAACCTCGCCGTCCCCGCCGCCGACCTCGAGGAGGCCGCCGCCGACCTGGCCGCCGCGCTGCTCGCCGCCCCGCGCAGCGCCGTCATCGAGACCAAGGCGCTCCTGCGCGGCGCGATCGACCGCAGCTACGACCAGCAGCGCGCCGCCGAGCGCGAGGCGCAGGCGCGCCGCCTCCGCGACCTCGCGGGCCGCTAG
- a CDS encoding Asp23/Gls24 family envelope stress response protein, whose amino-acid sequence MTQPHTPTPADLQKNATDGQSSEERGRTALAVGVVEKIAGMAAREVSGIHALGSGFSRTFGAMRDRVPGSKSSVGRGIKAEVGEKQTAIDIALVVEYGVVIPRLASEVRANIIEAVERMTGLEVVEVNIAVNDVHLPDEPDEDEEEAPSSSGKRPRVQ is encoded by the coding sequence ATGACGCAGCCCCACACCCCCACCCCCGCGGACCTGCAGAAGAACGCGACGGACGGCCAGTCGAGCGAGGAGCGCGGCCGGACGGCCCTCGCGGTCGGAGTGGTCGAGAAGATCGCCGGCATGGCGGCCCGGGAGGTGTCCGGCATCCACGCGCTGGGCTCGGGGTTCTCCCGGACGTTCGGGGCGATGCGGGACCGGGTGCCCGGTTCCAAGTCCAGCGTGGGGCGCGGGATCAAGGCGGAGGTCGGCGAGAAGCAGACCGCCATCGACATCGCGCTGGTGGTCGAGTACGGGGTGGTGATCCCCAGGCTGGCCTCCGAGGTCCGGGCGAACATCATCGAGGCGGTCGAGCGGATGACCGGCCTGGAGGTGGTCGAGGTGAACATCGCCGTGAACGACGTCCACCTGCCCGACGAGCCGGACGAGGACGAGGAGGAGGCGCCCTCCTCCTCCGGCAAGCGCCCCCGCGTGCAGTGA
- a CDS encoding DUF6286 domain-containing protein, giving the protein MTGPEPGAGAGPEPAPPGEQAGSSRLDGERPGAGRHGSPRPRRRAGRWLRSQRAVPTALVVVVLLVAAGTLLYDVIAVRAGGEARPWRQDLARQLATRHLDDPWVLGIAGGAVVLGLLLLWLAFARGLRGWLALEPRGTAIHRSTVAALIARRAQQRTDVHSWQVRVGRRRTRVTLTGTTDPAGAERELRAELARIPLAAPHRLDVRTKPVHERHHRRELAELEPPR; this is encoded by the coding sequence ATGACCGGGCCGGAACCCGGAGCGGGCGCCGGGCCGGAACCCGCACCCCCCGGCGAGCAGGCCGGGTCCTCCCGGCTGGACGGCGAACGGCCCGGGGCCGGGCGGCACGGCTCCCCGCGCCCGCGGCGCCGGGCCGGGCGGTGGCTGCGCTCGCAGCGCGCGGTGCCGACCGCGCTGGTGGTGGTCGTGCTGCTGGTGGCGGCCGGGACGCTGCTGTACGACGTGATCGCGGTCCGGGCCGGCGGCGAGGCCAGGCCCTGGCGGCAGGACCTGGCCCGGCAGCTGGCGACCCGGCACCTGGACGACCCGTGGGTGCTCGGCATCGCCGGCGGCGCCGTCGTGCTCGGCCTGCTGCTGCTGTGGCTGGCCTTCGCCCGCGGCCTGCGCGGCTGGCTCGCGCTGGAGCCGCGCGGCACCGCGATCCACCGCAGCACCGTCGCCGCGCTGATCGCCCGGCGCGCCCAGCAGCGCACCGACGTGCACTCCTGGCAGGTGCGGGTCGGCCGTCGGCGCACCCGGGTCACCCTGACCGGCACCACCGACCCGGCCGGTGCGGAACGCGAACTGCGGGCCGAGCTCGCCCGCATCCCGCTGGCCGCGCCGCACCGGCTGGACGTCCGCACCAAGCCGGTCCACGAACGCCACCACCGCCGGGAACTCGCCGAGTTGGAGCCGCCCCGATGA
- a CDS encoding alkaline shock response membrane anchor protein AmaP: MSRRAVNRTVLGLVGLGLLAGGALVLLGGLDVYRHLGVTPPHRWPLTSPDQPVLSEASRTRWADRDWWWPVAIAVPALVVVGCLWWLFSQLRRGGPAGVDLPSPAASGEAHFALHVRSRAVEEAIETETVALPDVDRVTVKVTGAARRPEVHTVLRLAPGADTGALVAAYRTGPVEHARRSLGLAALPTQLRLRGAKPRRERSRKRAPRVR, translated from the coding sequence ATGAGCCGACGCGCCGTCAACCGCACCGTCCTGGGCCTCGTCGGACTGGGCCTGCTGGCCGGCGGGGCGCTGGTGCTGCTCGGTGGGCTCGACGTCTACCGGCACCTCGGCGTCACCCCGCCGCACCGGTGGCCGCTCACCTCGCCCGACCAGCCCGTGCTCAGCGAGGCCAGCCGGACCCGCTGGGCCGACCGCGACTGGTGGTGGCCGGTGGCCATCGCCGTCCCCGCGCTGGTGGTTGTCGGCTGCCTGTGGTGGCTGTTCTCCCAGCTGCGCCGGGGCGGCCCGGCCGGCGTCGACCTGCCCTCGCCCGCCGCGTCCGGCGAGGCGCACTTCGCCCTGCACGTGCGCAGCCGGGCCGTCGAGGAGGCCATCGAGACCGAGACGGTCGCCCTCCCGGACGTCGACCGGGTCACCGTCAAGGTCACCGGCGCGGCCCGCCGCCCCGAGGTGCACACCGTCCTGCGGCTCGCCCCCGGCGCCGACACCGGGGCGCTGGTCGCCGCCTACCGCACCGGCCCCGTCGAGCACGCCCGCCGCTCCCTGGGCCTGGCCGCCCTGCCCACCCAGCTGCGCCTGCGCGGCGCGAAGCCGCGCAGGGAGCGGTCCCGCAAGCGGGCCCCGCGGGTGCGCTAG
- a CDS encoding SDR family oxidoreductase, with protein MDLGLKDKVYVVTGATRGLGHATAGQLVAEGAKVVVTGRTAAAATAAADALGGNAHGVGADNADPATPQRLIDAARDRFGGFDGILISVGGPTAGPVATATDEAWRTAFDAVFLGALRLARTAAEQLPAGGVIAFVLSTSVRQPIAGLGISNGLRPGLAMAAKTLADELGPRGIRVLGLLPGRIDTDRVRELDALAPDPAAARESAAAGIPLRRYGTPEEFGRTAAFLLSPAASYLTGLMVPVDGGATRTL; from the coding sequence ATGGATCTCGGACTCAAGGACAAGGTGTACGTGGTCACCGGCGCGACCCGGGGGCTCGGCCACGCCACCGCCGGGCAGCTCGTCGCCGAGGGCGCCAAGGTGGTCGTCACCGGCCGCACCGCGGCGGCGGCCACCGCCGCCGCGGACGCCCTCGGCGGGAACGCCCACGGCGTGGGCGCGGACAACGCCGACCCGGCCACCCCGCAGCGCCTGATCGACGCCGCCCGCGACCGCTTCGGCGGCTTCGACGGCATCCTGATCAGCGTCGGCGGCCCCACCGCCGGACCGGTCGCCACCGCCACCGACGAGGCTTGGCGCACCGCGTTCGACGCGGTCTTCCTCGGCGCCCTCCGGCTGGCCCGCACCGCCGCCGAACAGCTCCCCGCCGGAGGCGTCATCGCCTTCGTGCTGTCCACCTCGGTGCGCCAGCCGATCGCCGGCCTCGGCATCTCCAACGGCCTGCGCCCCGGCCTGGCCATGGCCGCCAAGACCCTCGCCGACGAGCTCGGGCCGCGCGGCATCCGGGTCCTCGGCCTGCTCCCCGGCCGGATCGACACCGACCGGGTCCGCGAACTCGACGCCCTGGCCCCCGACCCCGCCGCCGCCCGCGAGAGCGCCGCCGCCGGCATCCCGCTGCGCCGCTACGGCACCCCCGAGGAGTTCGGCCGCACCGCCGCCTTCCTGCTCTCCCCCGCCGCCTCCTACCTCACCGGCCTGATGGTCCCGGTCGACGGCGGCGCGACCCGCACCCTGTAG
- a CDS encoding right-handed parallel beta-helix repeat-containing protein codes for MSPSPSAPTSAPPSSAAPSSAAPSSGAPSSPAANTVRVSTAKELQAALSAAVPGRTIQLADGTYTGNFKITTAGTAAARITLTGSPAAVLTTSTGGGYGLSLANAPYWTVQGITVTNAQKGIMVDASDHVVLDGVTVHHTTMEGVHFRNSSSYGVLRNSTVHDTGTAHDGKGEGVYVGTANTLTDRSDHVQILDNTIGPNIGGENIDLKEGTTGGLVSGNRFDGNGLTNVNYDDSWVDVKGNGYVIENNTGVRTMNDGYQTHTQVAGWGCGTVFRHNASDLTGATGTNAAKYAIDVTNRSADCPVTVTADNTVTGGTALVNPGVPVG; via the coding sequence CTGTCGCCCTCCCCCTCCGCACCGACCTCCGCCCCGCCGTCCTCGGCCGCCCCGTCCTCGGCCGCCCCCTCCTCCGGCGCGCCGTCCTCCCCGGCCGCGAACACCGTCCGGGTCTCCACCGCCAAGGAGCTGCAGGCCGCGCTGAGCGCCGCCGTCCCCGGGCGCACCATCCAGCTCGCCGACGGCACCTACACCGGCAACTTCAAGATCACCACGGCGGGCACGGCCGCCGCCCGGATCACCCTGACCGGCTCCCCCGCCGCCGTCCTGACCACCTCCACCGGCGGCGGCTACGGCCTCTCGCTGGCCAACGCCCCCTACTGGACCGTCCAGGGCATCACCGTCACCAACGCCCAGAAGGGCATCATGGTCGACGCCTCGGACCACGTGGTGCTCGACGGGGTGACGGTCCACCACACCACCATGGAGGGCGTGCACTTCCGCAACTCCTCCAGCTACGGCGTGCTGCGCAACTCCACCGTGCACGACACCGGCACCGCGCACGACGGCAAGGGCGAGGGCGTGTACGTCGGCACCGCCAACACGCTCACCGACAGGAGCGACCACGTGCAGATCCTGGACAACACCATCGGCCCGAACATCGGCGGCGAGAACATCGACCTCAAGGAGGGCACCACCGGCGGCCTGGTCTCCGGCAACCGCTTCGACGGCAACGGCCTGACCAACGTCAACTACGACGACTCCTGGGTCGACGTGAAGGGCAACGGCTACGTCATCGAGAACAACACCGGCGTGCGCACCATGAACGACGGCTACCAGACCCACACCCAGGTCGCCGGCTGGGGCTGCGGCACCGTCTTCCGCCACAACGCCTCCGACCTGACCGGCGCCACCGGCACCAACGCCGCCAAGTACGCGATCGACGTCACCAACCGCTCCGCCGACTGCCCGGTCACCGTCACCGCCGACAACACCGTCACCGGCGGCACCGCCCTGGTCAACCCCGGCGTCCCGGTGGGCTGA
- a CDS encoding SpoIIE family protein phosphatase → MDSRRLPNIDGVAAALVDGDGRVVGWTAAAEHLLGLAAAQVTGRPVRDLLADGTADSDALGKRTGEVRLRTGGGAPLEVAYQVLPLAGEHGEGRALVLATPADTVARRRQDEAFTRELFLQDRLGLAFFDTDLRLLRTNTHLLPYTGLPADLAGLRLGDFLEPTDAAAAEAVLRGVLASGEPVVRAELPIRTLDDPGPAVVMEVQAFRLQAPDGTLIGVTALFGDVTELHRYRRRADVLHRATAAVGGSLSVAGTAEDLAGVLVPGLGHRVEVDIAEAVFTGDEPVPGADGLMAVRRTATAGPPGSDDRPLGPLGRERLGGPAGAGPLSMTAPLHARGGPLGRVTVRRRADEGPYEGEDLELLREIAARAALALDNARRYTREHRAAVGLQRSLLPPAETAVPAATTASVYRPTDTATGVGGDWFDVIPLSGARVALVAGDVVGHGLQASATMGRLRTAVRTLADLDLEPDELLVHLDDLVSQLVVEGSEEERERGVADPSGATCVYAVYDPVSGICQAASAGHPPPALVHPDGRVEYLPVNPGPPLGVGGLPFETVECVLRAGSVLALYTDGLIEGGTGGDLDEGMAQLAARLGEADLGGDLAAAGRAIVAEMSTAGLSDDVTLLLARLHPVPPEDTAVWTIDADPSAVAGVRESATRTLERWGLDALVFTTELVLSELVTNAIRYAGGPVVVRLIRSSVLACEVSDPSSTQPRMRRARLTDEGGRGLYLVAQLTERWGSRYTRNGKTIWAEQSLDPPPLSR, encoded by the coding sequence ATGGACAGTCGGCGGTTGCCGAACATCGACGGCGTCGCGGCGGCCCTGGTCGACGGCGACGGACGCGTCGTGGGCTGGACCGCCGCGGCCGAGCACCTGCTCGGCCTGGCCGCCGCCCAGGTCACCGGCCGCCCGGTCCGCGACCTGCTGGCCGACGGCACGGCCGACTCCGACGCGCTGGGCAAGCGCACCGGCGAGGTCCGGCTGCGCACCGGCGGCGGCGCCCCGCTGGAGGTCGCCTACCAGGTGCTGCCGCTGGCCGGCGAGCACGGCGAGGGCCGCGCCCTGGTGCTGGCCACCCCCGCCGACACCGTCGCCCGCCGCCGCCAGGACGAGGCGTTCACCCGGGAGCTGTTCCTGCAGGACCGGCTCGGCCTGGCCTTCTTCGACACCGACCTGCGCCTGCTGCGCACCAACACCCACCTGCTCCCGTACACCGGCCTGCCCGCCGACCTGGCGGGCCTGCGGCTGGGCGACTTCCTCGAACCGACGGACGCCGCGGCCGCCGAGGCGGTCCTGCGCGGCGTGCTGGCCAGCGGGGAGCCGGTGGTCCGGGCCGAACTGCCGATCCGCACCCTGGACGACCCCGGCCCGGCCGTCGTCATGGAGGTGCAGGCCTTCCGCCTCCAGGCCCCCGACGGCACGCTGATCGGCGTGACCGCGCTGTTCGGCGACGTCACCGAACTGCACCGCTACCGGCGCCGCGCCGACGTGCTGCACCGGGCCACCGCCGCCGTCGGCGGCTCGCTCTCGGTGGCCGGCACCGCCGAGGACCTGGCCGGCGTCCTGGTGCCGGGCCTGGGTCACCGCGTCGAGGTGGACATCGCCGAGGCCGTCTTCACCGGCGACGAACCGGTGCCCGGCGCCGACGGGCTGATGGCCGTCCGCCGCACCGCCACCGCCGGGCCGCCCGGGTCCGACGACCGCCCGCTCGGCCCGCTCGGCCGCGAACGCCTCGGCGGCCCGGCCGGCGCCGGACCGCTGTCGATGACCGCCCCGCTGCACGCCCGCGGCGGCCCGCTCGGCCGGGTCACCGTCCGCCGCCGCGCGGACGAGGGCCCGTACGAGGGCGAGGACCTCGAACTGCTGCGGGAGATCGCCGCCCGGGCCGCGCTCGCCCTGGACAACGCCCGCCGCTACACCCGCGAGCACCGGGCCGCCGTCGGCCTGCAGCGCTCGCTGCTGCCGCCCGCCGAGACCGCCGTGCCCGCCGCCACCACCGCCAGCGTCTACCGGCCCACCGACACCGCGACCGGCGTCGGCGGCGACTGGTTCGACGTCATCCCGCTCTCCGGCGCCCGGGTCGCCCTGGTGGCCGGCGACGTGGTCGGCCACGGCCTCCAGGCCAGCGCCACCATGGGCCGGCTGCGCACCGCCGTGCGCACCCTGGCCGACCTCGACCTGGAGCCCGACGAACTGCTGGTCCACCTGGACGACCTGGTCTCCCAGCTGGTCGTCGAGGGCAGCGAGGAGGAGCGCGAGCGTGGCGTCGCCGACCCGTCCGGGGCGACCTGCGTGTACGCCGTCTACGACCCGGTCTCCGGGATCTGCCAGGCCGCCAGCGCCGGGCACCCGCCGCCCGCGCTGGTGCACCCGGACGGGCGGGTCGAGTACCTGCCGGTCAACCCCGGGCCGCCGCTCGGCGTCGGCGGGCTGCCGTTCGAGACGGTCGAGTGCGTGCTGCGCGCGGGCAGCGTGCTGGCGCTCTACACCGACGGGCTGATCGAGGGCGGCACCGGCGGGGACCTGGACGAGGGCATGGCGCAGCTCGCCGCCCGGCTCGGCGAGGCCGACCTGGGCGGCGACCTGGCGGCGGCCGGGCGGGCGATCGTCGCGGAGATGTCCACCGCCGGGCTGAGCGACGACGTGACGCTGCTGCTGGCCCGGCTGCACCCCGTGCCGCCGGAGGACACCGCCGTGTGGACCATCGACGCCGACCCGTCCGCCGTCGCCGGGGTGCGCGAGTCCGCCACCCGGACGCTGGAGCGGTGGGGGCTGGACGCGCTGGTGTTCACCACCGAGCTGGTGCTCAGCGAGCTGGTCACCAACGCGATCCGGTACGCGGGCGGGCCGGTGGTGGTGCGGCTGATCCGCTCCTCGGTGCTGGCCTGCGAGGTCTCCGACCCCAGCTCCACCCAGCCGCGGATGCGCCGGGCCCGGCTCACCGACGAGGGCGGCCGCGGCCTGTACCTGGTCGCCCAGCTGACCGAGCGCTGGGGCAGCCGCTACACCCGCAACGGAAAGACCATCTGGGCCGAGCAGTCGCTCGACCCGCCGCCGCTCAGCCGGTAG
- a CDS encoding SURF1 family protein, producing MYRFLLSLRWAVIVLVAAALVPTMIKLGFWQYHRHEARVARNDLVARNLGSAPVAFDSLSTPGWSVPSGEVWRTVTARGTYDTGHEVVVRGRTEPGGSTIGYFVVTPLVLADGRGSVLVNRGWVESAADAASIPDVPAPPSGEVTVTGRLRADETYASLGVKNRGGLPDRMFKVINTAEQAKYAGTAVLGGYLELASSQPAAGPSPELLAEPGHSDIGPHMAYAVQWWLFTALIPVGLVVMARREAKQGTAEKPSGAEEPVGATG from the coding sequence GTGTACCGATTCCTGCTGTCCCTGCGCTGGGCGGTCATCGTGCTGGTGGCCGCGGCGCTGGTCCCCACCATGATCAAGCTGGGCTTCTGGCAGTACCACCGGCACGAGGCCCGCGTGGCCCGCAACGACCTGGTGGCACGGAACCTGGGCAGCGCGCCGGTCGCCTTCGACTCGCTCTCCACCCCCGGCTGGTCCGTCCCGTCCGGCGAGGTGTGGCGCACGGTGACCGCGCGGGGCACCTACGACACCGGGCACGAGGTGGTCGTCCGCGGCCGCACCGAGCCCGGCGGCTCCACCATCGGCTACTTCGTGGTCACCCCGCTGGTGCTCGCCGACGGCCGGGGCTCGGTCCTGGTCAACCGCGGCTGGGTGGAGTCCGCCGCGGACGCCGCCAGCATCCCGGACGTCCCCGCCCCGCCGTCCGGCGAGGTCACCGTCACCGGACGGCTGCGCGCCGACGAGACGTACGCCTCGCTGGGCGTGAAGAACCGCGGCGGTCTGCCGGACCGGATGTTCAAGGTGATCAACACCGCCGAGCAGGCCAAGTACGCGGGCACCGCCGTGCTCGGCGGCTACCTGGAGCTGGCCTCCTCCCAGCCCGCCGCCGGCCCTTCCCCCGAGCTGCTCGCCGAACCCGGCCACTCGGACATCGGCCCGCACATGGCCTACGCCGTCCAGTGGTGGCTGTTCACCGCGCTGATCCCGGTCGGGCTGGTGGTGATGGCCCGCCGCGAGGCCAAGCAGGGCACGGCGGAGAAGCCCTCGGGCGCGGAGGAGCCGGTCGGCGCCACCGGCTGA